One Serinicoccus chungangensis genomic window carries:
- a CDS encoding cryptochrome/photolyase family protein produces the protein MTALLWLRRDLRRGDHPALLAARDAADDGKVCVLFVVDPGLWERGGPVRRAWLAASLQAAQEDFDGRLVIRHGDPAKVVPAVAHEVGAGSVHVTREVTPAGQRRDAKVQDALADKDVEWVETGTPYAVGPGLVRNGSGEPYKVYTPFHRAWHEHGWPEPAAYPRSLDLVDVDSHQKALDMLDKALREDDLPQMPEAGEKAALARWRDFRDEALDDYDGDRDKPAVDGTSRLSAYLKIGAIHPRTILADLADKRSQGAQTFEQEIAWREFYGDVLAENPRSAWEDLRDALPGMRYDEPQDAIQAWKDGRTGYPIVDAGMRQLREVGWMHNRVRMITASFLTKDLHVWWPTGARWFLDRLVDGDIASNNHGWQWVAGTGTDASPYFRVFNPVTQGEKFDPTGDYVRRWVPELRHLSGKSAHQPWKADDGYEHDYPQPIIDHAEERKEALSRYEAARR, from the coding sequence ATGACCGCCCTGCTCTGGCTGCGCCGCGACCTGCGCCGTGGCGACCACCCCGCCCTGCTCGCCGCCCGGGACGCCGCGGACGACGGCAAGGTCTGCGTGCTCTTCGTCGTCGACCCGGGCCTGTGGGAGCGCGGCGGCCCGGTGCGCCGCGCCTGGCTCGCCGCGAGCCTCCAGGCCGCCCAGGAGGACTTCGACGGCCGCCTCGTCATCCGCCACGGCGACCCCGCCAAGGTCGTGCCCGCCGTCGCCCACGAGGTCGGGGCCGGCTCGGTGCACGTCACCCGCGAGGTCACGCCCGCCGGTCAGCGCCGCGACGCGAAGGTGCAGGACGCGCTCGCCGACAAGGACGTCGAGTGGGTCGAGACCGGCACCCCGTATGCCGTCGGCCCCGGCCTGGTGCGCAACGGCTCGGGGGAGCCCTACAAGGTCTACACCCCCTTCCACCGGGCCTGGCACGAGCACGGGTGGCCCGAGCCCGCGGCATACCCCCGCTCCCTGGACCTCGTCGACGTCGACAGCCACCAGAAGGCACTCGACATGCTGGACAAGGCGCTGCGCGAGGACGACCTGCCGCAGATGCCCGAGGCGGGGGAGAAGGCCGCGCTGGCCCGGTGGCGCGACTTCCGCGACGAGGCGCTCGACGACTACGACGGCGACCGCGACAAGCCGGCCGTCGACGGCACGAGCCGGCTGTCGGCCTACCTCAAGATCGGCGCGATCCACCCGCGGACGATCCTGGCCGACCTCGCCGACAAGCGCTCGCAGGGCGCGCAGACCTTCGAGCAGGAGATCGCCTGGCGCGAGTTCTACGGCGACGTCCTGGCCGAGAACCCTCGCAGCGCCTGGGAGGACCTGCGCGACGCGCTGCCCGGCATGCGCTACGACGAGCCGCAGGACGCGATCCAGGCCTGGAAGGACGGGCGCACCGGCTACCCCATCGTCGACGCGGGGATGCGGCAGCTGCGCGAGGTCGGGTGGATGCACAACCGGGTGCGGATGATCACGGCGAGCTTCCTCACCAAGGACCTGCACGTCTGGTGGCCGACCGGGGCGCGCTGGTTCCTCGACCGGCTCGTCGACGGCGACATCGCGAGCAACAACCACGGCTGGCAGTGGGTCGCCGGCACCGGCACCGACGCCTCGCCCTACTTCCGCGTCTTCAACCCGGTCACCCAGGGTGAGAAGTTCGACCCGACGGGTGACTACGTGCGGCGCTGGGTGCCCGAGCTGCGCCACCTCTCCGGCAAGTCCGCGCACCAGCCGTGGAAGGCCGACGACGGCTACGAGCACGACTACCCCCAGCCCATCATCGACCACGCCGAGGAGCGCAAGGAGGCGCTGAGCAGGTATGAGGCCGCACGCCGCTGA
- a CDS encoding ABC transporter permease, producing the protein MLARLKALDTGRYSIFLILGAVVVVASFLSENFMTANNVTNVLRQVAVITILAYGAMTLIIAGMIDLSAGAVMAFAGVVSVIVYKDTSSMALAILAGVVVGVACNLVNAFLVATLRTPAFIVTLGMMMIARGAVLELTQGQNVLQLGDFVVLGQGSLGPIPLPTLFLVVITVIVWYLMSQTRYGRSLYAVGGNEEAARAAGIAVERVKYQAFIVNGVLVGFAGVIFMARVNAGLPNAGVGYELQAITAPIIGGTSFSGGIGTTAGTLAGALIVGVLGNIMNLTGVGSYVQQIVMGVIIAVAVAYDVWSKRGKRKTVILKNNGEDDGQPPASGEAPVPAGAGGAAGRQGQGVSP; encoded by the coding sequence ATGCTGGCACGACTCAAGGCCCTCGACACGGGCCGCTACTCGATCTTCCTGATCCTGGGGGCGGTGGTCGTCGTGGCGAGCTTCCTCAGCGAGAACTTCATGACGGCGAACAACGTCACGAACGTGCTCCGCCAGGTGGCCGTCATCACGATCCTGGCCTACGGCGCGATGACGCTCATCATCGCCGGCATGATCGACCTCTCCGCGGGCGCCGTCATGGCCTTCGCCGGCGTGGTGTCGGTCATCGTCTACAAGGACACGAGCAGCATGGCGCTGGCGATCCTCGCCGGTGTCGTCGTGGGTGTCGCCTGCAACCTCGTCAACGCGTTCCTCGTCGCGACGCTGCGCACCCCGGCCTTCATCGTCACCCTCGGGATGATGATGATCGCGCGCGGCGCGGTCCTCGAGCTCACCCAGGGCCAGAACGTCCTGCAGCTCGGCGACTTCGTCGTCCTCGGTCAGGGCTCGCTCGGCCCGATCCCGCTGCCCACGCTCTTCCTCGTCGTCATCACCGTCATCGTCTGGTACCTCATGAGCCAGACCCGCTACGGCCGGTCGCTGTATGCGGTGGGCGGCAACGAGGAGGCGGCCCGCGCCGCGGGCATCGCGGTGGAGCGGGTCAAGTACCAGGCCTTCATCGTCAACGGCGTCCTCGTCGGGTTCGCCGGGGTCATCTTCATGGCCCGGGTCAACGCCGGCCTGCCCAACGCCGGTGTCGGCTACGAGCTGCAGGCCATCACCGCCCCGATCATCGGTGGCACCAGCTTCTCCGGCGGCATTGGGACGACGGCCGGCACGCTGGCCGGGGCCCTCATCGTGGGCGTGCTGGGCAACATCATGAACCTCACCGGCGTCGGCTCCTACGTCCAGCAGATCGTCATGGGCGTCATCATCGCCGTCGCCGTCGCCTACGACGTCTGGTCCAAGCGCGGCAAGCGCAAGACCGTGATCCTCAAGAACAACGGCGAGGACGACGGTCAGCCCCCGGCGTCGGGGGAGGCACCGGTACCCGCCGGGGCCGGCGGTGCCGCCGGTCGCCAGGGCCAGGGGGTGTCGCCGTAG
- a CDS encoding sugar-binding transcriptional regulator codes for MSKDAQEIAASDRILMAQVARLSYLEDRPHTEIGRELGISRFKVARYLARARDEGVVTITINDVGLPDPGLAARLAEALGLKECVVIRSHGGQDDVRQQVGAAAAELLSTTVREGEVLGMTWGRTLTSTTSQLIRLPRVTVVQLTGFVSGDLGASPIEIVRHTAQRVGGSVRPIFSPLFVQDADTAETLKHHPDIAMAMDLFPAVTTAILSVGSWDPPITQVREVLPPQDVERFVELGCVADIAGILVRADGGLVDPEFQKRCVSISFDQLTAVPRVIGIAGGSEKADAIRAVVRGGLITSAVVDHELAEAALAAVDG; via the coding sequence ATGAGCAAAGATGCCCAGGAGATCGCCGCCAGCGACCGCATCCTCATGGCCCAGGTCGCCCGGCTGAGCTATCTCGAGGACCGACCGCACACCGAGATCGGTCGCGAGCTCGGCATCTCGCGGTTCAAGGTGGCGCGCTACCTCGCCCGGGCCCGCGACGAGGGTGTCGTCACCATCACCATCAACGACGTCGGGCTGCCCGACCCCGGGCTCGCCGCGCGTCTCGCCGAGGCCCTGGGGCTCAAGGAGTGCGTCGTCATCCGCTCCCACGGTGGGCAGGACGACGTGCGCCAGCAGGTCGGCGCGGCCGCGGCCGAGCTGCTCAGCACGACGGTCAGGGAGGGTGAGGTCCTGGGCATGACCTGGGGTCGCACGCTGACGTCGACGACCAGCCAGCTCATCCGGCTGCCGCGGGTGACCGTCGTGCAGCTCACCGGCTTCGTCAGCGGGGACCTGGGGGCCTCACCCATCGAGATCGTGCGCCACACGGCGCAACGCGTCGGGGGCAGCGTGCGCCCCATCTTCTCCCCGCTGTTCGTCCAGGACGCCGACACCGCGGAGACCCTCAAGCACCACCCCGACATCGCGATGGCGATGGACCTCTTCCCGGCCGTGACCACGGCCATCCTGTCCGTGGGCAGCTGGGACCCTCCCATCACCCAGGTGCGGGAGGTCCTCCCGCCGCAGGACGTCGAGCGCTTCGTCGAGCTGGGGTGCGTGGCCGACATCGCCGGCATCCTGGTGCGCGCCGACGGAGGGCTGGTGGACCCCGAGTTCCAGAAGCGGTGCGTCTCCATCTCCTTCGACCAGCTGACGGCGGTGCCCCGCGTCATCGGGATCGCGGGCGGCTCGGAGAAAGCGGATGCGATCCGGGCGGTGGTCCGGGGCGGGCTCATCACCAGCGCCGTCGTCGACCACGAGCTCGCCGAGGCGGCGCTGGCGGCTGTCGATGGGTGA
- a CDS encoding KpsF/GutQ family sugar-phosphate isomerase, whose translation MTVDDDVLTVARARLLSEADGIHRLADRLDETFEQAAAALLGCTGKVFVGGSGTSGAVARRMAHVLSVTGTPALFLAPMDSLHGASGAITDEDLMLLVSHGGSSHEVVETAGIARAHGAQVVAMTGRTDSDLARRADLTLLVTVPSQADIGGVIATGITLAQSAYGDALAEVVMRARGYTWEQFMRTHPAGAVGMREELPEDLPLLRLPARAGGGLP comes from the coding sequence GTGACAGTCGATGACGACGTGCTGACCGTCGCGCGTGCCCGCCTGCTCTCGGAGGCCGACGGGATCCACCGTCTCGCCGACCGGCTGGACGAGACCTTCGAGCAGGCGGCGGCCGCCCTCCTGGGCTGCACCGGCAAGGTCTTCGTCGGCGGCTCCGGCACCTCGGGTGCCGTGGCACGGCGTATGGCGCACGTGCTCTCGGTGACCGGGACCCCCGCGCTCTTCCTGGCCCCCATGGACAGCCTGCACGGCGCCTCGGGCGCGATAACGGACGAGGACCTCATGCTGCTCGTCTCGCACGGCGGCTCCTCGCACGAGGTCGTGGAGACCGCGGGCATCGCCCGCGCGCACGGCGCCCAGGTCGTCGCGATGACCGGACGCACGGACAGCGACCTCGCCCGTCGGGCCGACCTCACCCTGCTCGTCACCGTCCCCTCCCAGGCCGACATCGGCGGGGTGATCGCCACCGGCATCACGCTGGCCCAGTCGGCCTACGGCGACGCCCTCGCCGAGGTCGTCATGCGCGCCCGCGGCTACACCTGGGAGCAGTTCATGCGCACGCACCCGGCGGGTGCCGTCGGGATGCGTGAGGAGCTCCCGGAGGACCTCCCGCTCCTGCGGCTCCCTGCGCGCGCGGGCGGTGGGCTGCCGTGA
- a CDS encoding xylulokinase: MSAVVMGVDSSTQSCTVELRDVTTGALRAQGRAAHPRTSPPVSEQHPDSWWEALVAATHQALAALDRPAEVVAVSVGAQCHGLVVTDAGGEVVRPAKLWNDTTSGAQARSMLDARGAAWWANQVGLLPSAAITITKLAWLAEHEPASLARAHRLHVPHDWLTFRLTGEHVTDRSDASGTGYYSSDTGRWRPDLLEEFVGGRDWAPALPHVLQPEEAAGRVTDEAAAALGIPAGALVGPGGGDQHLAAQGIGLRPGDRAYSLGTSGVVIAHSEGPVHDVSGEIDGVADVTGHWLPLVCTLNATKVTDTVAALLAVDHGTLGELALAAPVTPDRPVLAAYLDGERSPRLPHARGMLAGLTGDLTREQLALAAVEGVVLGLWRGARRIADFGVPGGGRSIVLGGGSRSAAYRQVVADLSGSDTVTVDAPEATARGAAVQAAALVHGETVADMTRRWEPATVTTDHPRDDRAAGLVERYERLASLQADGTTF, encoded by the coding sequence GTGAGCGCCGTCGTCATGGGTGTGGACAGCTCGACGCAGTCGTGCACCGTCGAGCTGCGCGACGTCACCACCGGCGCGCTGCGGGCGCAGGGGCGAGCGGCGCACCCCCGCACGAGCCCCCCGGTGAGCGAGCAGCACCCGGACTCGTGGTGGGAGGCGCTGGTCGCGGCCACGCACCAGGCGCTCGCCGCGCTCGACCGGCCCGCCGAGGTGGTCGCCGTCAGCGTCGGCGCGCAGTGCCACGGGCTGGTCGTCACCGATGCCGGCGGCGAGGTGGTCCGACCCGCGAAGCTCTGGAACGACACCACCTCGGGCGCGCAGGCGCGCTCCATGCTCGATGCGCGCGGCGCGGCGTGGTGGGCCAACCAGGTCGGCCTGCTGCCCTCCGCCGCCATCACCATCACCAAGCTGGCGTGGCTGGCCGAGCACGAGCCCGCCTCGCTCGCCCGGGCGCACCGGCTGCACGTGCCGCACGACTGGCTGACCTTCCGCCTCACGGGTGAGCACGTCACCGACCGCTCCGACGCCTCGGGCACCGGCTACTACTCCTCGGACACCGGCCGGTGGCGCCCGGACCTCCTCGAGGAGTTCGTGGGCGGGCGCGACTGGGCCCCCGCCCTGCCGCACGTGCTCCAGCCCGAGGAGGCCGCCGGCCGCGTCACCGACGAGGCCGCCGCGGCCCTCGGCATCCCCGCCGGGGCCCTCGTCGGCCCGGGCGGCGGCGACCAGCACCTCGCCGCCCAGGGCATCGGGCTGCGCCCCGGTGACCGGGCCTACAGCCTGGGCACCTCCGGCGTCGTCATCGCGCACTCCGAGGGGCCGGTGCACGACGTCTCGGGCGAGATCGACGGCGTCGCGGACGTCACCGGCCACTGGCTGCCCCTCGTCTGCACCCTCAACGCGACCAAGGTGACCGACACCGTCGCCGCCCTGCTCGCCGTCGACCACGGCACGCTCGGCGAGCTGGCTCTCGCGGCACCCGTGACGCCCGACCGGCCGGTGCTCGCGGCATACCTCGACGGCGAACGGTCGCCCCGCCTCCCCCACGCGCGCGGGATGCTGGCCGGGCTGACGGGCGACCTCACCCGTGAGCAGCTCGCGCTGGCCGCCGTCGAGGGCGTCGTCCTGGGCCTGTGGCGCGGGGCCCGGCGCATCGCCGACTTCGGGGTGCCGGGAGGCGGGCGCTCGATCGTCCTCGGCGGCGGCTCCCGGTCGGCCGCCTACCGGCAGGTCGTCGCCGACCTCTCGGGCAGCGACACCGTCACCGTGGACGCGCCCGAGGCGACCGCCCGCGGCGCCGCGGTGCAGGCCGCCGCCCTCGTCCACGGCGAGACCGTGGCCGACATGACGCGTCGGTGGGAGCCCGCCACCGTGACCACCGACCACCCCCGTGACGACCGGGCCGCCGGCCTGGTCGAGCGCTACGAGCGCCTGGCCTCCCTGCAGGCCGACGGCACCACCTTCTGA
- a CDS encoding NAD(P)-dependent alcohol dehydrogenase yields the protein MSDTPTIPAEMTASVLKGVGSIVLEQRPVPRPAPDEVLIKVASVGVCGSDVHYYEHGRIGEYVVEEPLILGHELSGTIVAVGSDVDADRVGERVAVEPQRPCRVCDFCKAGDYNLCPEMEFYATPPVDGAFCEYVVIQADFAFALPDSISDHAGALLEPLSVGIAAAQKGGIQVGDRVLIAGGGPIGIITAQVARAYGAAEVVLTDINPARRELASRYGVTRVVDPGQESLEGLDAHVFIDATGAIPAISSGIRATRPGGTVVLVGSADEIPLSVPDVAMRELNVTGIFRYTGTWPIARELVSSGQVEVDSLVTHVFGLEQVEEALSGDGAQDSLKRIVLPGVGRVEDPVAAARGDR from the coding sequence ATGAGCGACACCCCCACCATCCCCGCCGAGATGACCGCCAGCGTGCTGAAGGGCGTCGGGTCCATCGTCCTGGAGCAGCGTCCGGTCCCCCGGCCCGCGCCGGACGAGGTGCTCATCAAGGTCGCGAGCGTCGGCGTCTGCGGCTCGGACGTCCACTACTACGAGCACGGTCGCATCGGCGAGTACGTCGTCGAGGAGCCGCTGATCCTCGGCCACGAGCTGAGCGGCACGATCGTGGCGGTCGGCAGCGACGTCGACGCGGACCGGGTCGGCGAGCGGGTCGCCGTGGAGCCGCAGCGCCCCTGCCGGGTCTGCGACTTCTGCAAGGCCGGTGACTACAACCTCTGCCCCGAGATGGAGTTCTACGCCACCCCGCCCGTCGACGGCGCCTTCTGCGAGTACGTCGTCATCCAGGCCGACTTCGCCTTCGCCCTGCCGGACTCGATCAGCGACCACGCCGGCGCCCTGCTCGAGCCGCTGTCGGTCGGCATCGCGGCCGCGCAGAAGGGCGGCATCCAGGTCGGTGACCGCGTGCTCATCGCGGGCGGTGGCCCCATCGGCATCATCACCGCCCAGGTGGCCCGGGCCTACGGCGCCGCCGAGGTCGTCCTCACCGACATCAACCCCGCCCGCCGCGAGCTGGCCTCGCGCTACGGCGTGACCCGGGTGGTCGACCCGGGGCAGGAGTCGCTCGAGGGCCTGGACGCGCACGTCTTCATCGACGCCACCGGAGCCATCCCCGCCATCAGCTCGGGCATCCGGGCGACCCGCCCCGGAGGCACCGTCGTCCTCGTCGGCAGCGCCGACGAGATCCCGCTCTCGGTGCCCGACGTCGCGATGCGTGAGCTCAACGTCACCGGCATCTTCCGCTACACCGGCACCTGGCCCATCGCCCGCGAGCTGGTCAGCAGTGGCCAGGTCGAGGTCGACTCCCTCGTCACCCACGTCTTCGGCCTGGAGCAGGTGGAGGAGGCGCTCTCCGGCGACGGCGCGCAGGACAGCCTCAAGCGCATCGTCCTGCCCGGTGTCGGACGCGTGGAGGACCCGGTCGCAGCAGCCCGGGGCGACCGGTGA
- a CDS encoding sugar ABC transporter substrate-binding protein produces MRNLSRKYLAIGVATAALAVTACSGGGDDGSSAEGDGESYRVAYIARAQVDSFAAWLANEMQSEAEKYDDITLDVFDGQANDEIENTQIENAIANQYDAIIVQANNGEAQRPYIQQSVDADIVTITTNPRVDDIEGASSVDASPFDQGAGVAELAVEEIPEDARVVVLNGPGGNFHSTERRNAWEEVFFAERPDVEIVAEDIANWNKDEALTLMEDWVLANGEIDAIISMNDNMAAGALEAVRGDAAYDDILAYGVDGTPEATLLIQDGLMTATTLQDASELAELNMSTVHDLLTGAEDEVNVDIGNPVITQDNVQEYIDLYTEAGLIDG; encoded by the coding sequence GTGAGGAACCTTTCCCGCAAGTACCTGGCCATCGGTGTCGCCACCGCCGCCCTCGCCGTCACCGCCTGCTCTGGCGGTGGTGACGACGGCAGCAGCGCGGAGGGCGACGGCGAGAGCTACCGCGTCGCCTACATCGCTCGCGCCCAGGTCGACTCGTTCGCCGCCTGGCTGGCCAACGAGATGCAGTCCGAGGCCGAGAAGTACGACGACATCACGCTCGACGTCTTCGACGGCCAGGCGAACGACGAGATCGAGAACACCCAGATCGAGAACGCCATCGCCAACCAGTACGACGCGATCATCGTGCAGGCCAACAACGGCGAGGCGCAGCGGCCCTACATCCAGCAGTCGGTCGACGCCGACATCGTGACGATCACGACCAACCCCCGCGTGGACGACATCGAGGGCGCCAGCTCGGTCGACGCCAGCCCCTTCGACCAGGGTGCCGGCGTCGCGGAGCTCGCCGTCGAGGAGATCCCCGAGGACGCGCGTGTCGTCGTCCTCAACGGCCCCGGTGGCAACTTCCACTCCACCGAGCGCCGCAACGCCTGGGAAGAGGTCTTCTTCGCCGAGCGCCCGGACGTGGAGATCGTCGCGGAGGACATCGCCAACTGGAACAAGGACGAGGCCCTCACCCTCATGGAGGACTGGGTGCTCGCCAACGGCGAGATCGACGCGATCATCTCGATGAACGACAACATGGCCGCCGGTGCCCTGGAGGCCGTGCGCGGTGACGCCGCCTACGACGACATCCTCGCCTACGGCGTGGACGGGACCCCCGAGGCGACGCTGCTCATCCAGGACGGCCTCATGACCGCCACCACCCTGCAGGACGCCTCGGAGCTCGCCGAGCTCAACATGAGCACCGTGCACGACCTGCTCACCGGCGCCGAGGACGAGGTCAACGTCGACATCGGCAACCCGGTCATCACGCAGGACAACGTGCAGGAGTACATCGACCTCTACACCGAGGCCGGCCTCATCGACGGCTGA
- a CDS encoding sugar ABC transporter ATP-binding protein produces MSTATTATATPRLTVTGVSKSFPGVMALQDVTFTVRPGTVHALCGENGAGKSTLMKIINGIYSPDTGEMRIDDEPVRVRNPIEARAKGIAMISQELNYVPDMTIAESFFIGRLPTRFGKVDWAHMRREARRLLAEEGLDYSVNRKLGSLTVSEIQTLEILRAVYHDADVLIMDEPTSAIAHREVASLFTKIRRLRSEGKAIIYISHKMDEVFELADDVTVLRDGTVVSSQAASEIGPETVIAQMVGRDLDHQAYPKEQVDIGETVLEARGLSNSQLFENISLSVRKGEIVGLAGLIGAGRSEVVRAIFGLETLDAGEIEVDGRPVRLRSPKAAIDQGVVMLSEDRRLVGIIPQMSIKQNATLASLRKVIRGGFTRRRQEETLAKEYFDRLSVKAPSSETRISSLSGGNQQKVLLARWLIADPKVLLLDEPTRGIDVGAKFEIYKIMTQLARQGRGILMISSELPELIGMCDRIYVMAAGRLTAELTPDEYSQETILTHAMNDSEVV; encoded by the coding sequence GTGAGCACCGCCACCACCGCGACGGCGACCCCGCGCCTCACCGTGACGGGGGTGAGCAAGTCCTTCCCCGGGGTCATGGCCCTGCAGGACGTCACCTTCACGGTGCGCCCCGGCACCGTGCACGCCCTCTGCGGCGAGAACGGCGCAGGGAAGTCGACGCTCATGAAGATCATCAACGGCATCTACTCCCCCGACACCGGGGAGATGCGCATCGACGACGAGCCGGTGCGGGTGCGCAACCCCATCGAGGCGCGCGCCAAGGGGATCGCCATGATCTCCCAGGAGCTCAACTACGTGCCGGACATGACCATCGCCGAGAGCTTCTTCATCGGGCGCCTGCCCACGCGGTTCGGCAAGGTCGACTGGGCTCACATGCGGCGCGAGGCCCGGCGGCTGCTGGCCGAGGAGGGCCTGGACTACTCGGTCAACCGCAAGCTGGGCAGCCTGACGGTCTCGGAGATCCAGACGCTGGAGATCCTGCGGGCCGTCTACCACGACGCCGACGTGCTCATCATGGACGAGCCGACCTCGGCGATCGCCCACCGCGAGGTGGCCTCCCTGTTCACCAAGATCCGTCGGCTGCGCTCCGAGGGCAAGGCCATCATCTACATCTCGCACAAGATGGACGAGGTCTTCGAGCTGGCCGACGACGTCACCGTGCTGCGCGACGGCACCGTCGTCAGCAGCCAGGCGGCATCCGAGATCGGGCCCGAGACGGTGATCGCGCAGATGGTCGGGCGTGACCTGGACCACCAGGCCTACCCCAAGGAGCAGGTCGACATCGGCGAGACGGTGCTCGAGGCGCGCGGGCTGTCCAACAGCCAGCTCTTCGAGAACATCAGCCTGTCGGTCCGCAAGGGGGAGATCGTCGGCCTGGCCGGGCTCATCGGGGCCGGGCGCAGCGAGGTGGTGCGCGCCATCTTCGGGCTGGAGACGCTGGACGCCGGAGAGATCGAGGTCGACGGCCGACCGGTGCGCCTGCGCAGCCCCAAGGCCGCCATCGACCAGGGCGTCGTCATGCTCTCCGAGGACCGCCGGCTCGTCGGGATCATCCCGCAGATGAGCATCAAGCAGAACGCCACCCTGGCCAGCCTGCGCAAGGTCATCCGGGGCGGCTTCACCCGCCGACGGCAGGAGGAGACGCTGGCGAAGGAGTACTTCGACCGGCTCTCGGTCAAGGCGCCCAGCAGCGAGACCCGTATCTCCTCCCTCAGCGGTGGCAACCAGCAGAAGGTCCTGCTCGCCCGCTGGCTCATCGCCGACCCCAAGGTGCTGCTCCTCGACGAGCCGACCCGCGGGATCGACGTCGGGGCCAAGTTCGAGATCTACAAGATCATGACCCAGCTCGCCCGCCAGGGCCGCGGGATCCTCATGATCTCCTCCGAGCTCCCCGAGCTCATCGGGATGTGCGACCGCATCTACGTGATGGCGGCCGGCCGGCTCACGGCCGAGCTCACCCCCGACGAGTACTCCCAGGAAACGATCCTCACCCACGCCATGAACGACTCCGAGGTGGTATGA
- a CDS encoding SDR family NAD(P)-dependent oxidoreductase translates to MTVIDQFSLAGRTALVTGATRGLGRAFATALAEAGADIVVHGRDAELAEEVAGDIRGLGRTATVVLGDLTTAQGVSSVVDEATSKAGQIDVLVNNAGACIHRPALEVTDEEWTHVIDTNVTALWRMSQAVGAQMVERGSGTIVNVGSISAMIVNRPQFQPAYNASKAAVHQLTRSLAAEWAPKGVRVNALAPGYIKTDMSPVDEPQFRRMWIEDSAMQRYATPDELGGAMVFLASDASSFVTGSVLVVDGGYTVY, encoded by the coding sequence ATGACCGTCATCGACCAGTTCTCCCTCGCCGGGCGCACCGCCCTCGTGACCGGCGCCACCCGCGGCCTCGGCCGTGCCTTCGCCACCGCCCTCGCCGAGGCCGGGGCCGACATCGTCGTGCACGGTCGCGACGCCGAGCTGGCGGAGGAGGTCGCCGGAGACATCCGCGGCCTCGGTCGCACCGCCACGGTCGTGCTCGGCGACCTCACCACGGCCCAGGGCGTGAGCTCGGTCGTGGACGAGGCGACCTCGAAGGCCGGCCAGATCGACGTGCTCGTCAACAACGCCGGCGCCTGCATCCACCGGCCCGCCCTCGAGGTGACCGACGAGGAGTGGACGCACGTGATCGACACCAACGTGACGGCACTGTGGCGGATGTCGCAGGCGGTCGGCGCGCAGATGGTCGAGCGCGGCTCCGGCACCATCGTCAACGTCGGCTCGATCTCCGCGATGATCGTCAACCGTCCGCAGTTCCAGCCGGCCTACAACGCCTCCAAGGCTGCCGTGCACCAGCTCACGCGGTCGCTGGCGGCGGAGTGGGCTCCCAAGGGGGTCCGGGTCAACGCCCTGGCGCCCGGCTACATCAAGACCGACATGTCCCCGGTCGACGAGCCGCAGTTCCGCCGGATGTGGATCGAGGACTCGGCCATGCAGCGGTACGCGACGCCCGACGAGCTCGGCGGCGCGATGGTCTTCCTCGCCTCGGACGCCTCCAGCTTCGTCACCGGCTCGGTCCTCGTCGTCGACGGCGGTTACACCGTTTACTGA